The Porphyromonas pogonae genome segment TCATGCAGTCGCAGGAGTTATAGCGGATGGAGTTTTTCCTATGGCTTTGGTCTTCAGAAAGACGCTGTTTTTGATAGGAAAATTGATATCAAAGGAGGTTTCGACAACGCAGGGTCTATCCATTCCTTAGGTGATTATTTTGCAGGCTTGCTCAACCTCACTGCTCTGGGCAACGGCGGATACAATAGTATTACCAAAAAAGACCTTTTGGGCGATGATGCATACAGCAGATATCCATGGGCTCCGGTGCTTGGGTATGATGCCGGTTTCATTACCTCGGATACAGACAAGGGAGGTCCTTACTATTCACGCTTTAGATATGGAGCGGGAGCAGGTAAGCCTGTAGGGCCCTCCACAGCGTCTATGGTATTGACCGAAAAAGGTGCTACAACCAATTTCGACTTTACATTCGGAGCAAATTATGACGAGCGTGTGTATATCGGAGGGTCGTTTATCTACTCCACTTTCTATAGAGAGATCACCTCAGCTTACAACGAGTCTTTTGTTAAGCCTGATTATCTCTATCTCGAGAACTACCAGAAGACTACCGGCGGAGGTTTAGGAGGTTCTTTAGGCGTTATAGTACAGCCTTTCGACGGGTTTAAACTCGGGTTATCCTATTTCACTCCTATGTTTTATAGCTTGACTGATAAGTATAGCGGTTATGCCGAGACACACTACAAGATTCCTGTAGAGCCCTCCACTACCAATTTATTTACCAAAGCTAATACTCCCAATGGCGGTTCTACGGATTTTGATTTGACTACCAACGGACGTTTTGTGGGAAGTGCGTCTTATGTTTTCGGCCGTTACGGACTTCTTAGTGTTGATTATGAATACACCAATTTTGCAGATGTAAAGTTGAAGTCTCCCGACGAAAATGATGGGTATAAATATACCAACCTGGCTTTAAAAGATGACTTTGGAGCTCAGCATACATTACGTATAGGAGCCGAAGCGAGACCCACAGACAGGTTATCAGTGCGTGCAGGATATATGATGCGTACTTCTCCTATCAAAGACGAAAGGATAAAAAATACAGACGGACCTGCTACCAAAGAGGTCTATATCGACAGGACATTACCCCACTACACCCTGGACAAGGGGTTGAGTGCTATTACTGCCGGTGTAGGTTTCCGTATTACGCCTAAGTTTACTGCCGATCTGGCTTTGGTTTGGACCACCAATAAGAGTTATACTTATTCGTTCCCATCCATCAATGACAAGGACGTAAAGGTAACATCTCTGCCTCCTATAAAAACCGATCGTAATGATCTACACTTAGCTCTTACGTTAGGATATAGATTGTAAGGATACGATTTGATTTTTACTTCCATATTGTTTTAGTGATGCCGTAGCACTCTTAGGTGCTACGGCATTCTTTTCTTAGCGCCTCACAATCATCCTCTTGATGATCATCGGATCTTTTTTCGCCCAAATTTTGTCCACCTTGCGAAAAAAGCTTTTAGTACGCCCGTGATAAATAAAAAAATCGCTACCTTTCCGCAGAAAAATGTGTTAGCTGAACTTATTTGACCCAACTATGACTTTCACTCACAATCAAAGTCTCAGAAGGGTGCTTCCACCTCAATAAACAATCGTATAAATTATGAATTACACCATCAATCCCATTGTGCAATTCCTTGAAAAGACGCCTTCGTCTTTTACCAAAGACGATATGATACGTTATATCATGGGCAATAAAATACGGATGATGAACTTTCGCTACATAGCCGGCGACGGTAGGCTCAAAGTTCTCAACTTCGTTATTCACAACGCCTCTTACCTCGACGAGGTACTCACCGCAGGTGAGCGTGTCGATGGCTCCAGTCTCTTCTCTTTCATGGAAGCGGGATCTTCGGATCTCTATGTGATACCTCGATACTCATCCGCTTTTATGGATCCTTTTGCAGAGAATCCCACCATATCTTTCTTTTGTTCTTTTATGGACAAAGACGGAAAACCCTTGGAAACCTCTCCTGAGTATATTCTCAAAAAAGCTCATGATGCTTTCAAGGAAGTGACAGGAGGTCTGAAGTTCTATGCTATGGGCGAACTGGAGTATTATGTGATCAGTCCGCGTGAGACGGATTTTGCAGCCGTAGATCAGAAAGGTTATCACGAGATGGGGCCTTTCAGCAAACATATCGATTTTCGCACGCATGCTATGAGGCTTATTGCCGAGTGTGGCGGAGAGATCAAATATGGTCATGGCGAAGTCGGAAACTTCAGCACGGATGCGCATAATTATGAACAGAACGAAATAGAATTCTTGCCAGTCAATGTGGAGAGGGCCGTAGAGCAATTGCTTTTGGGAAAATGGATCTTGTATGAGCTCGGTTGGCGTATGGGGCTCAATGTAACCTTTGCACCCAAGATCAGTGTGGGTAAAGCCGGTAGCGGTTTACACATACATACCAAGATTGTCTCTGAAGAAGGAAAGAATATGTATGTCGACAGTGCAGGACTACTGACTTCCATAGCACGCAAAGCTATTGCGGGTATGATGACGATGTCCGGATCCCTCACGGCTTTTGGTAATACCAATCCTACATCATATCTACGCCTTGTACCGCATCAGGAGGCTCCCACCACTATCTGTTGGGGCGACCGCAACCGTTCTGCCTTGGTACGTGTGCCTCTGGGATGGGCCGGTAAATCTGATATGTGCCGTATTGTGAATCCGAAGGAGAAACCATGCACCAAAGATTACTCATTCAAGCAAACCATAGAGTTCAGATGCCCTGATGGCTCGGCCAATCTCTATCTCTTATTGGCAGGACTTGTGTGTGCGGCACGTCATGGATTTGAAATGAATGATGCCGAAGAAATAGCTCGTTCAACTTATGTAGATGTCAATATTCACAAGAGTGAATTTACCGATAGATTGGGGCATCTTGACAGTCTGCCTGCATCCTGTGCAGAGTCGGCTTTACGACTCGAAAAAGACCGTAGTATCTATGAGGAGTACGGAGTATTCAGCAAAGATCTTATCGATAGTATCGAAACACAGCTCAATTCCTACAACGATGCACACCTTAGGGAACAGATCAAAGCTGATCCCGGCTTGCTTGCCAGAATAGTGGAGCGATATTTCTATTGCTAAGCCGATAGAGCCTTATTATTTTCCCCATAGTCGTCACCATGCTTAGGTGAAGACTATGGGTTTTTTGGATGGATGCTATCCAGTATAATGTATCAATATCATGAGACTGTTGCAAAAGTCAACAGTCTTGTGGATTTTGGAGGCCAAGCCGACAAAAGACACTTTGACCGGGCAGAGAGGGTAAAGTGCAAGGCGCTAAGAGTGAGTGCACAGGGAGTTTACTTCAGGTAAATGAGCAAGCGCAAATCTCGTAAGCAACGAAGCAATTTGCCTGCTATGCAACGGTCTCATCATGTACCATGTTTGCGATAAATACTGGTTTGTGGCATAAATCTTAACATTTGACACTTTGCAGAAAATGCTCTATCATCCTGACATAATGTCAAAATAAACCGCCTTCACTTATAATTGCCTTGAAATACGCAACAGTATATACACAAGGATATTAAATAAATTTCTTAACTTTTGATAAGGCTCAGAATTTATCGTGTCTTAGTTACAATTATAGGCTTATTTATACAAAGTCTAAATAAGAATCCTCTATTTTGAGTATCAGAATCGACCTGAAACAGGTGCTAAATAAATCCGCGGCTATACTTTTCTCTCCCAAATGAATAATGGCAAAATATGCCGTGGCATTATTCTATTTCTTTATCTTACACACCAATTTTGTGAGGATAGAATTTGAGATCAAAATTTCACCATAATAGGATCACCATCCATATAGGATAAGTCTAATGACCTATTATGATAAGTCAACCGACTTGATACGATAAGTCGATTGTCCGTATACGATAAGTCAGCTGACTCTATACGATGAATCAGCCGACTTATTATGATAGGTCACAGGGGTCAGATGCGGGATTGTTGATGTTTAAGTAAGGAATGTACAGAAGTATCAGAGCGGGTATGCCCGGTATGATAGTCCCCGGCTTGGATCATTCACTGAGGGGGCAAAGACTTGCCCCATAGGAGGTGACGAATGGCAATCGAGCAGCATGCACACACCCCGCATATCCCTCTACGGATAAGCTCTTGTCTGTACAAGGATGTAAAGTGTTTATCGTCATAACTCTGTTTTTGTAGTAATGTAATTCGTGGGATGTAAATGGGGCAATCACAAAGATACAACATGTACCCCCCTTTGTCAAGAGCTCTAACATAGAGGTACAAAGCGGGAACACATGGTCCGATGTTTTATCCCCGAAATTGACAAAATGATAGTTATATCCTATGTAGGAGGTGGAGCTTAGGCTGTATAGATTGGCTAAGGGAGTAGGTCTCTTGTAAGTCCGTTTTATGAGCCAATGATATTATTTATAAAAGTATTCATCAGGCTGTGGCAATCATGAGCCGTTATATTTTTTATATTTGTAATTATGAAAGAAAATATGACCTATACAGAAGCGGCTGATCGGCTCGAAGCTATAGTAAGCCGTATAGAGCACGAAAGCCCGGATGTAGATGAGCTTACCAAGCTGGTAGAGGAGGCCATTGATCTCACTCGTTTCTGCCGGGACAAGCTTACCAAGGCAGATAAGCAGTTGGAAGAGCTGATGGCTAAGTTGGACGAAGAAGAACAGGAGTCATGAATACAGCCAGACGTTATGCCATCATTGTAGCAGGAGGAAAGGGACTGCGCATGGGGACGGACTTGCCTAAGCAATTCATTCCTATTGGCGGCATACCCGTACTTATGCACACGCTTGCCGTATTCGAGCGTCAGGCCGAAGAGATTGTGCTGGTAATACCACATGATCATCAAGATTATTGGGAGCAACTGGTGGATGAGTACGGCTTCAGTGTACCCCACATTGTAGCTGACGGTGGTGATACTCGATTCCAATCCGTTAAGAACGGTCTCCAGGCCTTGGGAGAGAAGACCGGTGATAGCGACCTTGTGGCTGTGCATGACGGTGTGCGACCACTGGTTTCGGTTCAAACCATAGAGCAACTCTATACTCAAGCTGCCATCCATGGAGCTGCTATTCCCTACCGCCCCATCACGGAGAGCATCAGACATCGCGAAGGTAATGTCAGCAAAGCGGTAGATCGATCGGATTATATAGCTATACAAACACCACAAGTTTTTCGGTTGGATATGCTGAGCAAAGCATACGACACAGAGTATAAACCACTCTTTACGGATGACGCATCAGTATTTGAGAATACATTTGACAACCCCATCGCTTTGGTCGAAAGCAATGTGGAAAACATCAAGCTCACCACGCCTACAGACCTTATCATAGCTGAGCATCTATTGCCCAAG includes the following:
- a CDS encoding OmpP1/FadL family transporter, which translates into the protein MKRIYMQINIWGAFALLCLALPSMANAQSETDPIRNTQKELRGSARFQSMAGAFGSLGGDYSSTKQNPAGIALMRSPMDLSLTLSAYSTKFKSSWTGSNNDKTKGGVDFDAFSFASCSRRSYSGWSFSYGFGLQKDAVFDRKIDIKGGFDNAGSIHSLGDYFAGLLNLTALGNGGYNSITKKDLLGDDAYSRYPWAPVLGYDAGFITSDTDKGGPYYSRFRYGAGAGKPVGPSTASMVLTEKGATTNFDFTFGANYDERVYIGGSFIYSTFYREITSAYNESFVKPDYLYLENYQKTTGGGLGGSLGVIVQPFDGFKLGLSYFTPMFYSLTDKYSGYAETHYKIPVEPSTTNLFTKANTPNGGSTDFDLTTNGRFVGSASYVFGRYGLLSVDYEYTNFADVKLKSPDENDGYKYTNLALKDDFGAQHTLRIGAEARPTDRLSVRAGYMMRTSPIKDERIKNTDGPATKEVYIDRTLPHYTLDKGLSAITAGVGFRITPKFTADLALVWTTNKSYTYSFPSINDKDVKVTSLPPIKTDRNDLHLALTLGYRL
- a CDS encoding glutamine synthetase family protein translates to MNYTINPIVQFLEKTPSSFTKDDMIRYIMGNKIRMMNFRYIAGDGRLKVLNFVIHNASYLDEVLTAGERVDGSSLFSFMEAGSSDLYVIPRYSSAFMDPFAENPTISFFCSFMDKDGKPLETSPEYILKKAHDAFKEVTGGLKFYAMGELEYYVISPRETDFAAVDQKGYHEMGPFSKHIDFRTHAMRLIAECGGEIKYGHGEVGNFSTDAHNYEQNEIEFLPVNVERAVEQLLLGKWILYELGWRMGLNVTFAPKISVGKAGSGLHIHTKIVSEEGKNMYVDSAGLLTSIARKAIAGMMTMSGSLTAFGNTNPTSYLRLVPHQEAPTTICWGDRNRSALVRVPLGWAGKSDMCRIVNPKEKPCTKDYSFKQTIEFRCPDGSANLYLLLAGLVCAARHGFEMNDAEEIARSTYVDVNIHKSEFTDRLGHLDSLPASCAESALRLEKDRSIYEEYGVFSKDLIDSIETQLNSYNDAHLREQIKADPGLLARIVERYFYC
- the xseB gene encoding exodeoxyribonuclease VII small subunit, translating into MKENMTYTEAADRLEAIVSRIEHESPDVDELTKLVEEAIDLTRFCRDKLTKADKQLEELMAKLDEEEQES
- a CDS encoding 2-C-methyl-D-erythritol 4-phosphate cytidylyltransferase, with product MNTARRYAIIVAGGKGLRMGTDLPKQFIPIGGIPVLMHTLAVFERQAEEIVLVIPHDHQDYWEQLVDEYGFSVPHIVADGGDTRFQSVKNGLQALGEKTGDSDLVAVHDGVRPLVSVQTIEQLYTQAAIHGAAIPYRPITESIRHREGNVSKAVDRSDYIAIQTPQVFRLDMLSKAYDTEYKPLFTDDASVFENTFDNPIALVESNVENIKLTTPTDLIIAEHLLPKDL